A region of the Clostridium estertheticum subsp. estertheticum genome:
AAAGCCATTTTGTAACCAGCTTCTTTCAATGATTCAATTGCACTTTTGTTGTACCCACCATAAGGATATGCAAAGAAATTTATTGTTTTATTTAATGTTTTTTCAAGATATTTTTTAGATTGATTTAACGTTTTTAGTTGGTTATCCTTAGAAATTAATTTTAAATTATCATGATGTACAGTATGGCTTTCTATATCTATACCAGATTTGTCCATTTCAATAAGTTGTTTAGATGTTAGCATGTTGCTATGTACATCAGTAAGAGAAGTAATAACAAAAATTGTTGCTTTAAATTTATATTTTTTTAGGATAGGAAACATAGCAGTATAATTATTATCATATCCATCATCAAAAGTAATTACTACTGATTTTCTAGGTATTGGGGTATTATTCATAAGATACTCATACAAATTTGTAAGTGTTATAGTATAATAACCATTATCCTTTAAATATTTCATTTGCTCCTCAAATTTTTTAATCGGAATACAAATGGGATTACCTTTTTCATAGCTAATTGAATGGTACTCTAGAACTGGGATACTCTTACCATAAGGTTTAATATCAGTAGTATTATCAAACCCAGGTATTGCAGCGCTTTCAATTGGTTTAGCTTTAATTACAGGTGCAGCTACAACAGTTGGTTTAACAGGGTTTGTTTGTTTTATTGTAGTAGTTGTAGCTCTTGAACACCCAACGATAGAGAGTATAAAAATAAAGATAAATATTAAAGATAATTTCTTTTTCATAGCAATCTACTCCTTTTTACTATATTTTCATTAAATAGCATAATTCAATATCCGTTACTTATTATATAATATTTTATAAATATATACAATTCAATATTTAAGACATAAAACGTCATTATTTAGACATAAAAAGATGTTAAAGTAGCTCTTAATTAATTATTATATAAAAAACGAACCCAATAACACTTAATTGTTATTGGGTTCATTATATAAATTTTAAATTGATAATTTTGCTATTTTTAGAGCACTCGTGAGGCTTTTAGTTGATGCTATGAACCCTGCCTTGTGACAAAAGATAGCATCATCTATTTTTATTATTGAATTTATCTCCTCACTTGATTTTCCTCTAATTGACTCAACTAAATCTTTTCTTGCTTCAAAAGTCCCTGAAGTTTTCTTTACGGTTTGGATCTTATACTCCGCGTTATTATCCCCAGGCGAAATAACAAACAATACCTCACTGTTTATATCTATTTTAAATAGCTGCTGAAGCCAAGGGCAACCATTTTTCAAAACCATTATTTCATTAACCTCTCTATTTTCAAAACCCTTATTTACTATATCTCTCGCTTTTATAACAGAAACTTGTCTACTTATTATTCGTTTTATAACAACAATTGCAAATCCTACCGCTTCTTCAAATGCATCATCTTTGGATGAGTCATCATCCCATGTAGGATTAAAATTTTGTATAATATCACTTATTGAAGTTACTTTAAATTCCGATTTAGAATCTATGCCATTATCTATAGCATCAATTCCCTGCACTAAAGTTTTATCAATATAATCAAAAATTGATATTATATCATCTTCATCAAACTCGGAATTAAACTTTTGTATTACTCTAGAACCGAACTCTCTCCAAACTAGGCCTGACGCGGCATATGGAATATTATTTTCTCTTATTTCTTTATCTAACTGATGGTGATCAAATTCCCCAAGAGATATGTCATAAACAAAATCTAATTTTTTAAGTACCTCTTCATCCCTTGTTCTGATTACCTTTATATCTCCTAATAATAATCTAAGTATAGCTGTAGCCATAACATCATCCGCATGAAATTTGCCACTATGTGTTCCTAAAGTTTTAATATTATTTTCATTTATCATCATTTACCTCTTTCATATTTAATATTTATAGTATGAATAACCATTTTAAAAAATAAAGCCTCAAGCTAGTTTACTCTAACCTTAGGCCTTTAACGACATTTCAGAAGGAAAGTCTCCCACTTCTATAAGTGGGAATTAACTATCTTAGCAGAAATAAAACTTCAGTGGGAGTATAACTCTCCTTCTGAAGTCGTTAATATGCAGCTCCGCAGGAGATGATTAAATAACATACTATAACTTTAAATCTCTTCACTCCCTAGTAATATTGGATTAAGTGGAGTTATCGTAGAAATAGCATGTTTATATACCATCATTTGTTTCTCGTCGCAGTTTAATACTACAGTGAACGTATCAAACCCAGTTATATTTCCCTTTAATTGAAAACCATTTATCAGATACAAAGTAACTTGCATTTTAGTCTTTCTTGCCTCATTTAAAAATATATCTTGCAGATTATTAGTAAATTTGCTCACAAATATTCCTCCACAATTGTATTTTAATTTTATAAAAAGCACTCATTAATACTAATTCAAAAGGATTAATTTACTCTTTATGTAGTCTACAATCTCATCATCACTACTAAAATCATCTTTATTAATCCAGTTTACTCTTGGATCTTTTCTAAACCAAGTAAGTTGCCTTTTAGCATAATTTCTACTTCCTTGTTTAATCTTCTCTACAGCCTCATTTAAGGATATTTCATCATTTAAGTAATATAATATCTCTTTGTAACCTATACCCTTCATTGACTGCATATCTGCATTATAGCCCATTTTCTTTAATTTTATAACTTCATCAACTAAATTATTTTTCATCATAATATCTACGCGTAAATTTATCCTATTATATAATTTCTGTCTATCCATATTTAATACAAAATAATGTACATTATAAGGAATATCCAAAATGTCTTGCTCCTTTGCAAACTCACTCATAGGTTTACCACTGACCTTGTATACTTCTAAAGCTCTAATAACTCTTTTCAAATCATTAGGATATAGTTTATTGTATGTTTTTTCATCAATGTCTCTAAGTAAGTTATGGACATATTCTTTCCCATTTTCTTCTGCAAGTTTTGTAAGATACTCTCTGTATGAGTCATCTTTATTTGTATCAGCAAAACTGTAATTATAAATTAAAGAATTTATATAAAACCCAGTTCCACCAACGAGCATTGGGAGTTTATTTTTGTCAGTTATATCGCAAATGGCCTTCTCTGATCTTTCTTTAAAATCGGCTACACTAAAAGCAACACTTGGCTCTATTATATCCAATAAATGATGAGGAATTCCCCTCATCTCCTCAAATGAAATCTTAGCAGATCCAACATCCATATATTTATATATTTGCATTGAATCAGCTGATATAATCTCCCCATTTAGCTCTTGTGCAAGTTTTATAGATATTTCTGTTTTGCCAATACCTGTAGGCCCTGCTAAAATAAATAAATCTTTCATATTTTCACCTTTTCTATTGTATTCTTTTAAACTTTTTTTCTAATTCATTAAGTGTAATTTTTATTATTGTAGGTCTTCCATGTGGACAAGTAAAAGGTTCATCAATGTATCTTAGATCATTAATTAATTTATTCATTTCTAAATCTGATAACAGATTATTAGCCTTTACAGCTGCTTTACATGCAAGCGTTGCTATACGAGTATATTTAATTTGTATTGTTTCACCACTACCCATATTTTTTAAGTTATCTAATATCTCATTAAAAAGATTTTTAATATCTGGTTTTCCGAGTATTATAGGAACTTCCTTTATACTAATTGTATTTTCTCCAAATTCAATAATATTAAAACCAGTATTATTAAACACAACTACATTTTCACTATAATAAGCATAATCATCCACGCTTAGTTCTATTACAGTTGGTACTAATAAAATTTGAGACACCACCTGGGCGTTTTTAATTTCTTTTTTATATGTCTCAAATAATACTTTTTCATGAGCTGCATGTTGATCAATTAAGTAAAGTTCATTATATGCCTCACCAATTATATAAGTTTTATTAAATTGTCCTATAATTCGAAGTTCCGGAAACTTTGAAATTCTAGATACTTCGTTTGATGTTGTGATTTCACCCGTCTCCTGATTAATATTACCACTTTCTTTGACATTTTCACTTGTGCTTTGCACTCCACTTGCAAATTTACTGCCTGAATTACTTGTAACTTTTGGAAGGCTTGAATGAGCATAAGAAGATTCCATAAAACTAGAAGCTTCATTTTCATTGTTTTGCCTTTTATATTTAAAGTCTATTGGAATTTGAACACTCTTTTCCAGTTCTTCTTTGACTTTTTCATCTATAATTATTCTATTAAAATCATAAACATCTTTTTTTATGGTGTTTTTTTCAACTTCTTTTGCACTATTATTTTCATTCTCATTTCTTTTTTCATTATTATCATTATTTTTATTATCATCTTCTGTAACATCAAAATTGCCTCTTAGACTATCAGCAATGGCTGTATGAACTGCATCAAAAACGAACTTAAATATTGCTTTATCTTCTTGAAATTTAATTTCAGTTTTCTGTGGATGAACATTTATATCTATATATTCCGGGAAAATGTCTAAGAATATAACAAAGAACGGAAATTTATTAATAGTCAAAAAAGATTTAAAAGCATTTTCCACCGCAGCTGTAATTAAACCACTTTTAATATACCTTTTGTTAACAAAAATACTTTGCCTATTACGGCTTCCACGACTTATCAAAGCATTACCAATATACCCATGTACGGACATTACGTCATTATACTTTTCAAAGCTCGTAATATTATCCGCAACCTCTTTGCCATATATGTATCTAATGGTGTCACGAGGCTGCGTAGAACTAAAAGTAGAAAATACCTTTTTATCATTATTTGACAATTTAAAAGAAATCTCATTATTAGCCAGGGCAAGTCTTCCTAAAATATCCGATATTAAAGCTGATTCTCTTTGTGGTGATTTTAGAAACTTTTGTCTTGCTGGTACATTAAAAAACAAGTCCTTAACTTCTATTGTTGTCCCAACATTACATCCAACTTCTTTAATATATAGTACATCACTCGATGACTGAGATATTTCCATGCCAAATGGGGACTCTTTTGTTCTACTATTCAATAACGTCCGAGATACTGAAGCAATACTCGGTAATGCTTCTCCCCTAAACCCTAATGAATGTATTTTATATATGTCTTCAACATATTTTATTTTACTAGTAGCATGAGGTAAAAAAGCTTTTTCTATATCATCCACATGAATACCCGAGCCATCATCAATTACTTTTATATTTTTTTGACCGCCCTCTAATATTTCTATAGTAATATTTTTAGCACCTGCATCTATACTATTTTCAACTAATTCCTTTACTACAGATGATGGCCGTTCTACCACCTCACCTGCAGCAATTTTATTCGAAGTTTCAACTTCTAATATATTAATTCTCATAATAAATCACATCCTTTGCTACTCTTATAATAACTCAGAAATCATGATAACAACTTTGCCCTGTTAACTAATTCATATAACTTATTAAAACCATCCATAGGTGTTAGATTAAGAATATTTATATTTTTAATTTCTTTTAATATATTATCTTTTTCTATATCTGTAAAGCTTATTTGAGTAACCTCATCTTGCACTATATCAGCTTCATAAGTTACAGCTGATTCTTTCTGCACAATATTTTCTTCATTAACTTTGCCGCTTGACTTAATAGATTTATCCATTTTTTCAGGTTTCTTGTTAATAAAGTTAATTTCCGTACTAGCATTGTTTTTTTCTAGTGAAGTTAGGATCTCGTTCGCTCTATTTATTACACCTTTTGGTAATCCTGCAAGTTTAGCTACCTCAATACCATAGGACTCATCAGCTCCTCCAGGTACAATCTTCCTTAAAAATACAATTTCATTTTCAATTTTCTTCACGGCTACAGAATAATTTTTAACACCCTTAATTATTCCTTCTAGTTTTGTTAACTCGTGATAATGCGTTGCAAATAAAGTTTTACTCCTTAAATTAGTATTTTTACAAATGTACTCAATTACTGACCAAGCTATACTTAGACCATCATAAGTACTTGTACCTCTGCCTACCTCATCAAGTAAAACTAAGCTTTTATTGGTTGCATTTTTTAATATATTTGATACTTCCCACATTTCTACCATAAAGGTACTTTTGCCTGCAGCAAGATCGTCAGATGCTCCTATTCTTGTAAAGATTTTATCACAGATTGGTATGTCTGCAGACGCACAAGGAACAAAACTTCCCATTTGAGCCATTATAGTTATTAAGGCTACTTGACGCATATATGTAGATTTACCTGCCATATTAGGCCCTGTTATTAATAATAATTGGTTATCCTTTTCATCCATATATGTATCATTCTCAATAAAAGTATTCGTAGGCATCATTTTCTCAACTACAGGGTGTCTTCCGCCGATTATGTTTAAAATCCCCTTTTTATTTATCTTAGGCCTGGTATAATTGTTTTCTAGAGCGATTGAAGCAAGTGAACTTAAACAATCTATTTCTGATATTAGCTTCGCTGTGTTTTTCATTCTTTCTATATGTTTTTCAATTTCTTCTCGTATACCTGTAAATATCTCATATTCTATATTTACTAGCTTATCTTGTGCACCAAGAATCTTATCTTCCATTTCCTTAAGTTCAGGCGTAATATATCTTTCTGCATTAGATAAGGTTTGTTTTCTTATATATCTACCCTCTGGAATAGATGGAATATTTAATTTAGTTACTTCAATATAATAACCAAACACTCTGTTGTACCCAACTTTTAGTGATTTTATTCCAGTTATTCTTTTTTCATCACTTTCTAAGGTAGCAATCCATTCCTTACCATGAGCCTTAGCAAGCCTTAACTCATCTATTTCGCCATTAAAACCTTCCTTGATAATATTTCCTTCTTTAATGGAAATAGCTGGGCTGTTTATAATAGACTTCTCTAATATGTTATGTATATCTTGCAAATCATCCAATTCTAAATATATCTTATTCATTAATTTACTATTTAACACTGATATAATTGATTTTACTTTTGGTATTTTTTCTATAGAGTTTTTTAGAGAAATAAGTTCTTTGGCATTGACGTTTTTCGAAGAAATTTTCCCAACTAACCTTTCTATATCATATATATCAACAAGTACATCTTTTAAATCTTCATGGGTCGTTGTATTATTCTTAATTTCTTCTACAGCCTCTAATCTTTCATCTATCATCTTTTTGTTTATTAAAGGTTGATCCAGCCACTTGCGTAGTCTTCTAGCTCCCATCGCAGTATTAGTTCTATCTAATACCCATAATAAAGAACCTTTCTTAGTTTTATCTCTTAAAGTTTCTGTTAGCTCTAAGTTTCTCCTAGAATTTACATCTAAACTTACATAATCTAAAATATCATAATATTCTAAAGTATCTATATGAGAAAGCGATTTTTTTTGTGTATCTATAATATAGCTAAGTAACCCTGAAATACTACTTAGTAAAGTTTGTGAGAAAGTTTTCTCACTATAATTATGAAATTGATTTTTTATTATCTTATCATTTTTAATAATAAAAAAGTCATTTGGGTATGCAGAATAAGACACGTTAAATCTTTCTTTTATAACATTTAGTATTTCATCAGCTATATCCTCTGAGACAATAATTTCTTTTGGTGTAAACTTTGAAATTTCATCTAATATGGTAACAATGTTAAGTTTCGTCTCAGTACAAGTAAATTCACCTGTTGATACATCACAAAAACATAAACCACAAAAATCAGTCTCTTTATTAATGTATATGCTCATAATATAATTATTTTTAGTTTCTTCTAAAAACCCAGAATCAGTGTAAGTTCCTGGAGTGATTATTTTAATTACTTCTCTTTTAACGATCCCCTTAGCGAGCGCTGGGTCTTCTACTTGTTCGCATATAGCAACCTTATATCCTTTTGCAATTAGCCTTCCTACATATATATTTGCTGCATGATGTGGTATTCCGCACATAGGTGCTCTTTTTTCAAGCCCACAATCACGCCCTGTAAGCACAAGTTCGAGTTCTTTTGCTGCAAGCTGTGCATCATCAAAAAACATTTCATAAAAATCACCTAACCTAAAAAATAAAATGCAATCCTTACATGTTTCCTTTACTTCAAAATATTGTATCATCATTGGAGTTAATGCCATTGCCATTCCCCTTTGCTTTTCTCTGTGATTATAAAAATTGCCTTATGCAAATAATTAAATCTTTCTAAATAATCACAGATATTAAATTAGTTACTATAATTTATTTATTAGTTTATATTTCTTCACCAAAAAGTGAAAAAGAATGTGAATCTGTTATTAACACTGATACAAGATCGCCGGCAACATTGCCATTTCCCTCGAAGTTCACTACTTTCCCATTTCTAGTTCTACCAGTCAATTTACTTTCATCTTTTTTACTATAACCCTCGACTAGTACCTCTACAATTTTCCCTACGCATGCTTTGTTTTTTTCTGCACAATTTCTATTAACAACTTCTACTAATCTATTAAACCTCTCATGCTTAACGTCCTCTGGTACTTGATCTAGCATTTCATCTGCTGGTGTTCCCTTTCTTTTAGAGTAAAGGTAAGTAAACGCTAAATTAAATTTAACCTCTTCCATTAAGCTTAGAGTCTCTGCAAAATCTTCCTCGGTTTCTCCTGGAAATCCAACTATTATATCAGTAGTTATTCCTACATTAGGTATTGTATTTCTAATGTTTTTTACTAACTCCAAATATTGCTCTCTATCATAATGTCTATTCATTTTATTTAGAAGATTAGATGAGCCTGATTGTACTGGTAAATGAACATGTTCACAAATCTTATCACTTTCTGCAATAACTTCTATTACTTCATTAGATAAATCCTTTGGGTGAGACGTCATAAATCTTAATCTCTCCAAATTTTCAATTTTATTAATTTTACGAAGTAACTGAGCAAAATTTATTTCAGGAGTTAATCCCTTTCCATAAGAGTTAACATTTTGACCAAGTAAGGTTATTTCTTTATACCCTTGTCCAACCATAGCTGTTATTTCATTAATGATATCTTCGGGATTTCGACTACGTTCGCGTCCTCTTACATAAGGCACTATGCAATAAGTACAAAAATTGTTGCAACCATACATGATTGTAACAAAACCTTTTAAAGTATTTTCCCTTTCTATTGGAATTCCTTCTATAATATTTTCTTCCTTGTCCCAAATTTCAACAATAGATGATTCTCCGCTCTGTATTCTTTTTAAATACTCTGGAAATTTATATGCATTATGAGTTCCAATAATAATATCTACAAATGGGAATTTAGTAATTATATGTTTTGCCATACCATCTTGCTGCATCATACATCCAATAACTGCAATTACAAGCTTTGGATTCTCTTTTTTCATTGTTTTTAAAGCCCCAATATTTCCATCAACCTTTTGTTCTGCGTTCTCTCTAACACAACAAGTATTAAATATAATTATATCAGCAGATCCCTTATCCAATGTTTTTTTATACCCCGCTGGTATTAGCATACCGGATAATTTTTCTGAATCTTCCTCATTCATTTGACATCCCCATGTTTCTATATAGTATTTAATTGTTTCATTCATTAGTTCATTCTCCTTTATAAAAAAATATCACTATCTATCATTATATATAATTTATAAACTTTTTTAAAGTCATTTTTACTAATTGGATATAATTAATCATAAATTTATTTTGCTTTAAATATATGATTAAATCAGAATAGAATATTAATTGATAATTATGTGTTATAATATATCAAATAATATGCATGTTATTACGTGTTTTTAATTATGTAAATGTCTCTATTACTTGTTTTTTTTCTTAATAAATTTCAGCTTTTAGGATAACCTACCTAAAAGGGGTGATTTAATATGTATGATGCAAAAAAGAATGAAAACATTAAGGATAGACATATGCAGTTTAATTGTATAGGAGATAGAAGTTATTTTTGTATGTGTAATCATAACAACAATATGATAAATATAAAAGCATCCTCTTCTCCTGTCGAAATCATTGTAAAAGAGTTTAGTTAGTTTTTTAATTTGGGATGGGGGGAAATATTATGAATTTATCTAATAGATTGGAATCAATGCAATTTTCAACAATTCGTAAACTAGCACCTTTTGCGGAAGATGCAAAAAAAAGAGGAGTAAGTGTATATCATCTTAACATAGGTCAACCTGATATACACACTCCATCTACATTTATGGAAGGAATCAATAACTTTACAGACAAAGTGCTCAAGTATGAAAATTCCCAAGGAATGGATCCATTAATTGAAAGTTTTATAAAGTATTATCTCGAGTGGAATATAAAACTCTCTAAAAGTGAAATACTAGTAACTAATGGAGGTTCTGAAGCCATTCTTTTCGCTTTTATGGCTATTTGTGACCCAGGTGACGAAATTATAATTCCTGAACCATTTTATACAAATTACAATGGGCTTGCCGATTTAGCTTCAGTTAAAGTCATTCCATTTATCACCAAAGCTGAAGACGGTTTTCATTTACCTAGCAAAGATGAGATTACAAGCAAGATTACAAAGAAAACTAGAGCAATAATGGTATCAAATCCTGGAAATCCTACAGGAGTAGTATATACTCAGGCCGAAATAAGAATGCTTGCAGATATTGTTAAAGAAAATGATATTTTTTTAATATCTGATGAAGTATATAGAGAATTTGTTTATGATGATTTAAAATATACTTCTGCTTTATACATGAAAGATATCGAGGATAAAATAATATTGATTGATAGTATATCTAAGCGTTACAGTGCCTGTGGTGCTAGAAT
Encoded here:
- a CDS encoding MYG1 family protein produces the protein MMINENNIKTLGTHSGKFHADDVMATAILRLLLGDIKVIRTRDEEVLKKLDFVYDISLGEFDHHQLDKEIRENNIPYAASGLVWREFGSRVIQKFNSEFDEDDIISIFDYIDKTLVQGIDAIDNGIDSKSEFKVTSISDIIQNFNPTWDDDSSKDDAFEEAVGFAIVVIKRIISRQVSVIKARDIVNKGFENREVNEIMVLKNGCPWLQQLFKIDINSEVLFVISPGDNNAEYKIQTVKKTSGTFEARKDLVESIRGKSSEEINSIIKIDDAIFCHKAGFIASTKSLTSALKIAKLSI
- a CDS encoding polysaccharide deacetylase family protein, which codes for MKKKLSLIFIFIFILSIVGCSRATTTTIKQTNPVKPTVVAAPVIKAKPIESAAIPGFDNTTDIKPYGKSIPVLEYHSISYEKGNPICIPIKKFEEQMKYLKDNGYYTITLTNLYEYLMNNTPIPRKSVVITFDDGYDNNYTAMFPILKKYKFKATIFVITSLTDVHSNMLTSKQLIEMDKSGIDIESHTVHHDNLKLISKDNQLKTLNQSKKYLEKTLNKTINFFAYPYGGYNKSAIESLKEAGYKMAFTTEKGWSSKKNGIFSLHRVWISASDSTKVFKSKISNPRID
- a CDS encoding pyridoxal phosphate-dependent aminotransferase — protein: MNLSNRLESMQFSTIRKLAPFAEDAKKRGVSVYHLNIGQPDIHTPSTFMEGINNFTDKVLKYENSQGMDPLIESFIKYYLEWNIKLSKSEILVTNGGSEAILFAFMAICDPGDEIIIPEPFYTNYNGLADLASVKVIPFITKAEDGFHLPSKDEITSKITKKTRAIMVSNPGNPTGVVYTQAEIRMLADIVKENDIFLISDEVYREFVYDDLKYTSALYMKDIEDKIILIDSISKRYSACGARIGLVASKHKHLMAQMIKLGQSRLCVPVIEQVAAANLINTPKSYFTEVKKEYEERRNILYKYLLKIPGVVCEKPTGAFYIVAKLPVKSAEDFAKWLLTDFNYNNKTVMVAPAQGFYATKGLGINEIRLSYCLNTTALKDAMEILGIAIKKYVELNN
- the miaB gene encoding tRNA (N6-isopentenyl adenosine(37)-C2)-methylthiotransferase MiaB is translated as MNETIKYYIETWGCQMNEEDSEKLSGMLIPAGYKKTLDKGSADIIIFNTCCVRENAEQKVDGNIGALKTMKKENPKLVIAVIGCMMQQDGMAKHIITKFPFVDIIIGTHNAYKFPEYLKRIQSGESSIVEIWDKEENIIEGIPIERENTLKGFVTIMYGCNNFCTYCIVPYVRGRERSRNPEDIINEITAMVGQGYKEITLLGQNVNSYGKGLTPEINFAQLLRKINKIENLERLRFMTSHPKDLSNEVIEVIAESDKICEHVHLPVQSGSSNLLNKMNRHYDREQYLELVKNIRNTIPNVGITTDIIVGFPGETEEDFAETLSLMEEVKFNLAFTYLYSKRKGTPADEMLDQVPEDVKHERFNRLVEVVNRNCAEKNKACVGKIVEVLVEGYSKKDESKLTGRTRNGKVVNFEGNGNVAGDLVSVLITDSHSFSLFGEEI
- the hfq gene encoding RNA chaperone Hfq, with product MSKFTNNLQDIFLNEARKTKMQVTLYLINGFQLKGNITGFDTFTVVLNCDEKQMMVYKHAISTITPLNPILLGSEEI
- the mutS gene encoding DNA mismatch repair protein MutS → MALTPMMIQYFEVKETCKDCILFFRLGDFYEMFFDDAQLAAKELELVLTGRDCGLEKRAPMCGIPHHAANIYVGRLIAKGYKVAICEQVEDPALAKGIVKREVIKIITPGTYTDSGFLEETKNNYIMSIYINKETDFCGLCFCDVSTGEFTCTETKLNIVTILDEISKFTPKEIIVSEDIADEILNVIKERFNVSYSAYPNDFFIIKNDKIIKNQFHNYSEKTFSQTLLSSISGLLSYIIDTQKKSLSHIDTLEYYDILDYVSLDVNSRRNLELTETLRDKTKKGSLLWVLDRTNTAMGARRLRKWLDQPLINKKMIDERLEAVEEIKNNTTTHEDLKDVLVDIYDIERLVGKISSKNVNAKELISLKNSIEKIPKVKSIISVLNSKLMNKIYLELDDLQDIHNILEKSIINSPAISIKEGNIIKEGFNGEIDELRLAKAHGKEWIATLESDEKRITGIKSLKVGYNRVFGYYIEVTKLNIPSIPEGRYIRKQTLSNAERYITPELKEMEDKILGAQDKLVNIEYEIFTGIREEIEKHIERMKNTAKLISEIDCLSSLASIALENNYTRPKINKKGILNIIGGRHPVVEKMMPTNTFIENDTYMDEKDNQLLLITGPNMAGKSTYMRQVALITIMAQMGSFVPCASADIPICDKIFTRIGASDDLAAGKSTFMVEMWEVSNILKNATNKSLVLLDEVGRGTSTYDGLSIAWSVIEYICKNTNLRSKTLFATHYHELTKLEGIIKGVKNYSVAVKKIENEIVFLRKIVPGGADESYGIEVAKLAGLPKGVINRANEILTSLEKNNASTEINFINKKPEKMDKSIKSSGKVNEENIVQKESAVTYEADIVQDEVTQISFTDIEKDNILKEIKNINILNLTPMDGFNKLYELVNRAKLLS
- the miaA gene encoding tRNA (adenosine(37)-N6)-dimethylallyltransferase MiaA; translation: MKDLFILAGPTGIGKTEISIKLAQELNGEIISADSMQIYKYMDVGSAKISFEEMRGIPHHLLDIIEPSVAFSVADFKERSEKAICDITDKNKLPMLVGGTGFYINSLIYNYSFADTNKDDSYREYLTKLAEENGKEYVHNLLRDIDEKTYNKLYPNDLKRVIRALEVYKVSGKPMSEFAKEQDILDIPYNVHYFVLNMDRQKLYNRINLRVDIMMKNNLVDEVIKLKKMGYNADMQSMKGIGYKEILYYLNDEISLNEAVEKIKQGSRNYAKRQLTWFRKDPRVNWINKDDFSSDDEIVDYIKSKLILLN
- the mutL gene encoding DNA mismatch repair endonuclease MutL; the encoded protein is MRINILEVETSNKIAAGEVVERPSSVVKELVENSIDAGAKNITIEILEGGQKNIKVIDDGSGIHVDDIEKAFLPHATSKIKYVEDIYKIHSLGFRGEALPSIASVSRTLLNSRTKESPFGMEISQSSSDVLYIKEVGCNVGTTIEVKDLFFNVPARQKFLKSPQRESALISDILGRLALANNEISFKLSNNDKKVFSTFSSTQPRDTIRYIYGKEVADNITSFEKYNDVMSVHGYIGNALISRGSRNRQSIFVNKRYIKSGLITAAVENAFKSFLTINKFPFFVIFLDIFPEYIDINVHPQKTEIKFQEDKAIFKFVFDAVHTAIADSLRGNFDVTEDDNKNNDNNEKRNENENNSAKEVEKNTIKKDVYDFNRIIIDEKVKEELEKSVQIPIDFKYKRQNNENEASSFMESSYAHSSLPKVTSNSGSKFASGVQSTSENVKESGNINQETGEITTSNEVSRISKFPELRIIGQFNKTYIIGEAYNELYLIDQHAAHEKVLFETYKKEIKNAQVVSQILLVPTVIELSVDDYAYYSENVVVFNNTGFNIIEFGENTISIKEVPIILGKPDIKNLFNEILDNLKNMGSGETIQIKYTRIATLACKAAVKANNLLSDLEMNKLINDLRYIDEPFTCPHGRPTIIKITLNELEKKFKRIQ